A window from Actinomycetospora corticicola encodes these proteins:
- a CDS encoding isoprenyl transferase: MAPTPHPSGATAPPIPADLVPNHVALVMDGNGRWANQRGLPRIEGHRHGEAQLLDVVRGCIDVGVKWISAYAFSTENWRRSPEEVRFLLGFNRDVIRRRRDEMHAMGVRVRWSGQRPRLWRSVIKELEIAEELTKDNDVVTLTMCVNYGGRAEIVGAARELARRAARGEIDPERIDEKAIARHLDEPDMPDVDLFVRSSGEQRTSNFLLWQSAYAEMVFLDTLFPDFDRRHLWQACEIYASRDRRYGGAVDASSTEATVDPAEES; encoded by the coding sequence ATGGCCCCGACGCCGCACCCGTCGGGGGCCACGGCGCCGCCGATCCCGGCCGACCTCGTGCCGAACCACGTCGCGCTCGTCATGGACGGCAACGGCCGGTGGGCCAACCAGCGCGGCCTGCCCCGCATCGAGGGGCACCGGCACGGTGAGGCGCAGCTGCTCGACGTGGTGCGCGGGTGCATCGACGTCGGGGTGAAGTGGATCAGCGCGTACGCGTTCTCCACCGAGAACTGGCGGCGCAGCCCCGAGGAGGTCCGCTTCCTGCTCGGGTTCAACCGCGACGTGATCCGCCGCCGCCGCGACGAGATGCACGCAATGGGCGTGCGGGTCCGTTGGTCGGGCCAGCGTCCGCGGCTGTGGCGCAGTGTCATCAAGGAGCTCGAGATCGCCGAGGAGCTGACGAAGGACAACGACGTCGTCACCCTCACCATGTGCGTCAACTACGGCGGGCGCGCGGAGATCGTGGGCGCCGCGCGGGAACTGGCCCGCCGGGCCGCCCGGGGCGAGATCGACCCCGAGCGCATCGACGAGAAGGCGATCGCCCGCCACCTCGACGAGCCGGACATGCCCGACGTCGACCTGTTCGTGCGCAGTTCCGGGGAGCAGCGCACCTCGAACTTCCTGCTCTGGCAGTCCGCCTACGCCGAGATGGTCTTCCTCGACACGCTCTTCCCCGACTTCGACCGCCGCCACCTCTGGCAGGCGTGCGAGATCTACGCCTCGCGTGACCGCCGCTACGGTGGCGCGGTCGACGCGTCCTCGACCGAGGCGACGGTCGACCCTGCCGAGGAGAGCTGA